In Gaiella occulta, the following are encoded in one genomic region:
- the murJ gene encoding murein biosynthesis integral membrane protein MurJ, which yields MSAPNSTGMSDAADGPVPAATDRGRRRRQARSTLVFSAATGLSRVLGLVREMVSSYYFGINGRINAFTIAFQIPNLVRALVADAALSGAFVPVFSDLLEKGERKRAWRVASTLFWLMLLVLGGLTALFILVAPFVLRLFGDPGGDVGLAVGLSRVLFPIVVLLGLSGIVVGILNTYDHFTVPALTPVFWNVAIIAGLAIGVPRVDGTDAQLYVYAGAIVAGTLIQLLLPLPWLRGLDGRLQLVLDWRDPAVRRFFTLMLPVTLTLGLVNVNAVIDSIFASRLIDPDRAPTAIDKAFRLYMLPQGMFSVAVATVLFPALARHAARADMDGFRSTVSSGLRQIGFLLIPASAVSAVLAAPIVRLVYERGRFGEDDVSIVAASLAAFSLGLVFNGWMLMLSRGFYGLQSNWLPTMVAVATLVLNAALDTVLYRVGTWGIPLATSLVNIVGAALLLAFLRRRVGRLDLGRQAASVARVALASALAAAVSLAVWLPLDRALGRSVPAQIVALGLGLAAAVAIYVVACRALRVRELAAVAALVARRGER from the coding sequence GTGTCCGCGCCGAACTCGACCGGCATGAGCGACGCTGCGGACGGGCCGGTGCCTGCCGCAACCGACAGGGGCCGCCGACGCCGCCAAGCGCGCTCGACGCTCGTGTTCTCCGCGGCGACCGGCCTCTCACGGGTGCTCGGCCTCGTGCGCGAGATGGTCTCGTCGTACTACTTCGGCATCAACGGACGCATCAATGCCTTCACGATCGCCTTCCAGATCCCGAATCTCGTGCGCGCGCTCGTCGCCGACGCGGCGCTCTCCGGTGCGTTCGTGCCGGTGTTCAGCGACCTGCTGGAGAAGGGGGAGCGCAAGCGGGCGTGGCGCGTGGCGTCGACGTTGTTCTGGCTCATGCTGCTCGTGCTCGGCGGGCTGACCGCGCTGTTCATCCTCGTCGCGCCGTTCGTGCTGCGGCTGTTCGGCGACCCGGGCGGGGACGTCGGCCTCGCGGTCGGTCTGTCCCGCGTCCTCTTCCCGATCGTCGTCCTCCTCGGCCTCAGCGGCATCGTCGTCGGGATCCTCAACACGTACGACCACTTCACGGTGCCGGCGCTGACCCCGGTGTTCTGGAACGTCGCCATCATCGCGGGCCTCGCGATCGGCGTCCCGCGCGTCGACGGGACCGACGCGCAGCTGTATGTCTACGCGGGCGCGATCGTCGCCGGCACGCTGATCCAGCTGCTGCTGCCGCTGCCGTGGCTGCGCGGCCTCGACGGCCGTCTGCAGCTCGTGCTCGACTGGCGCGACCCGGCCGTGCGGCGGTTCTTCACGCTGATGCTGCCGGTGACGCTGACGCTCGGGCTGGTCAACGTCAACGCGGTGATCGACAGCATCTTCGCCTCGCGGCTGATCGACCCCGATCGCGCTCCGACCGCGATCGACAAGGCATTCCGGCTCTACATGCTGCCGCAGGGGATGTTCTCGGTCGCGGTCGCGACGGTGTTGTTCCCGGCGCTCGCACGCCATGCGGCACGCGCGGACATGGACGGCTTCCGGTCGACGGTGAGCTCGGGCCTGCGCCAGATCGGCTTCCTGCTCATCCCCGCCTCGGCAGTCTCCGCCGTGCTTGCGGCGCCGATCGTCCGGCTCGTGTACGAGCGAGGCAGGTTCGGCGAGGACGACGTCAGCATCGTCGCCGCCAGTCTCGCGGCCTTCTCGCTGGGGCTCGTCTTCAACGGCTGGATGCTGATGCTCTCTCGTGGCTTCTACGGGCTCCAGTCCAACTGGCTGCCGACGATGGTCGCGGTCGCGACGCTCGTGCTCAACGCGGCCTTGGACACCGTGCTCTACCGCGTCGGGACGTGGGGGATCCCCCTGGCGACGTCGCTCGTCAACATCGTCGGCGCCGCTCTGCTGCTGGCCTTTCTGCGGCGCCGGGTGGGAAGGCTCGACCTCGGCCGTCAGGCGGCCTCGGTTGCGCGGGTGGCGCTCGCCTCTGCGCTGGCGGCCGCGGTGTCCCTTGCCGTGTGGCTGCCGCTCGACCGTGCGCTCGGCCGCTCCGTTCCCGCCCAGATCGTGGCGCTCGGCCTCGGTCTGGCAGCGGCCGTGGCGATCTACGTCGTCGCGTGCCGCGCGCTGCGCGTTCGCGAGCTCGCCGCGGTGGCCGCGCTCGTCGCTCGTCGCGGCGAGCGCTGA